Within the Bacteroidales bacterium genome, the region AGGGCGATCGTTCGCTCCATGGTGTATTGCCCAACTCTATTTCCAGGCCTCCCGTCTATCCGATCTATAATCCCGATGGAACTTACAACCAGGATGGCTTTTTCTCCAATCCTATTGCCATCGGGAACGAAGCCATCAATGAAGCATATTCTTTCAGAACCCTCGGAAATATTTATGGAGACTTACGCTTTAAGGAACACTTTACTTTCAGCACAAAATGGGGTTTTGACTACCTGAGTTTGCGAGAGCACAGCTACGATCCTGTTACAACAAGACAGGGCGCTACTACCAACGGTCTGGGTATCGAGGCACAGACCAATGTTCTGAACATCGTTTCGAATAACCTCCTCAGATACAACAATACATTTAACAGTTTACACAATGTGGAAGCTCTCGCCGGATACTCATTTGAAATGTTTCAACGGCGCAGCCAGTATGCCGAAGGAATTGACTTCCCGGGAGACCAGTTTCAATATCTTCTTGATGCAGGAACCATCCGACGGGCCGATGCATCAGCAACCGACCGGGGCATCAATTCTTTCTTCGGGCAGTTGAAATACAACTTCGACTATAAATACATTGTCTCGTTTAGTGGACGATATGATGGATCTTCAAAATTCGGAACCAATAACCGCTACGGCTTTTTCCCTGCAGCCTCTCTGGCATGGCGTTTAGGCGAAGAAGATTTTTTCAAAGCCCTCAACCTGCCCGTAAATGAATTCAGGCTGAGAGCCAGCTACGGTTTAACCGGAAACGATGGAATACCCGATTTTGCTTATATGGACCTTTACAGAGGTCGGTCTAACTACCTTTCAAGTGCAGGTATAGCTCCGGCAGCCCTTCCTAACCCCGACCTGAAATGGGAAACCACCAGGCAGATCAATATCGGCGCAGATATTGAATTGTTTAAGGATAGGGTTGCGCTGACATTGGATTACTATCACAACAAAACCAGTGATCTCCTGTTTAACAGACCCATTTCGATGACGTCAGGCTTCTACTCAGTTACTACAAACATCGGAGAACTCGAAAACAGGGGAATTGAATTTTCACTGAACACTGTCAATGTCACGAACAATGATATTGAATGGAGTACGAAATTCAACATCAGTCGTAACAGAAACAAAGTGCTTTCCCTTTACAAGAATCAGAATCTTCTCGATCTTGACAGATACAGCCCCAATGCAGTTATTGTAGGGGAGCCCATGAGTGTCTTTTATGGCTTCCGAAGCCTGGGCGTTGATCCTACTACCGGTGACCTGGTATTTGATGATATAGATGGCAACGGCGTGATCAATTCCGACGACCGCGTTGTGATCGGTGACCCAAACCCGAATTTTATCGGTGGTTTTACAAGCAATCTCGCTTACAAATCTTTTGATTTAAGCTTCTTCATTCAGTTTAGTTATGGAAATGATGTTTTCAATGCCACCCGAATATTTACCGAAGCCATGACTTATGCTGATGAAAATCAAAGTATTGAAATTCTAAAACGCTGGAAGCAACCTGGTGATATCACCGATATTCCCAGAGCAGATGGCGATAATTCGAACGAAAACAACAGGATATCCACCCGCTTTGTTGAAGATGGCTCTTTTGCCCGCTTTAAGAATATTACACTTTCATATGTGTTTGACCGTAGTCTTACCGAACGTATTGGTGTAAGGAATGCCCGCATTTTTGTTGGTGCTACAAATCTGTTCACATGGACCAATTATTCGGGAATGGATCCCGAGGTAAATTACCGTGGCGACAGCAATCTTCTAAGAGCAACGGATTTCTTTACCTATCCCCAGGCAAAAACATATACAATCGGAATTAACTTAGGCCTTTAAAAACAAGAAAGATGAAAAAACTATTCTATTTTTCAGTATTGATGACCCTGTTCCTTGGAGCTTGCGAAGTTCTGGATGTTGAGCCCTATCATTCCATACCGGCTGATGAAGCCATCACAAATGCCCAACAGGCCGAAAGTGCTATTTTGGGGTGTTATGATGCGTTGCAAAGTGACGGATACTATGGATTAAACTATATGATTTTTGGCGATTTACCTGCTGATAACCTGACACATGTTGGGGTGACCGTAACATGGGTTCAATTTGATAACAATGCCATACTGGCCGATAACGGTCTGGTTGAAAGCACATGGGCTGCCATTTACCGGGTGCTCAACCGGGTAAATAATGCCATTTACCATATCCAGTTGATTGATGGTGATAAAATGACTGAGGATTCCAAAAATGTGGCTTTAGCCGAACTCAGGTTTTTACGGGCACTTGCCCACTACGACCTGATGCGGCTGTTTGGTCCTGTTCCTTTGCGCGATCAGGCTGTCGGCAACAATGAAGAAAGCTATAACCCGGCAAGAAACAGTGTTGAAGAAGTCCTGCTGAGTGTAAAAAGTGATCTCGATTTTGCCATCAACCTCCTTTCTCCAGCCATAACCAAAGGCAGAGCATCTAAACCCGCTGCACAAGCTTTGAAAGCACGCATAGCTTTGCATCAGTATTATATTTCCGGTAATGCTGCTTTCCTGACAACAGCTATTGACATGGCCACCCAGGTCATTGATCATCCGTCTCTGCAACTTGTACCTGATTATGCCACCCTTTTTAATATTGAATTTGAGAACAACAGCGAATCCATTTTTCAGGTGACTTATAACGATCAGGACAGGAACCTTACTGCCAGGTATTTTGCTCATACATCAAATGAAGGGAGATATGAGTTTGCACCTACCACATTTTACATGAACTCATTTGAAACCAATGACGTGCGCAAGGACGCCTCCGTGAAAATGGCCGGATCTGCACCCTATGCAGTTAAATTTAATGATGTTGCTTCGGGTACTGACCCTGTTTACGTGTTGCGCCTTGCTGAAATCTATCTGATCAGAGCCGAAGCGAAAATCCTTCAGCAGGGTAATATTGACGATATTCTGAACGACGTCAACATTATACGTCAGAGAGCAAATCTGCAACCTGTAAACATGACGAGTTATGCCAGCCTGAAACTGGAAGTAGAATCACAAAGGCAAAAAGAGTTTGCATTCGAAGGTTACCGTTGGTTCGACCTGGTAAGAACCAACCGTGCCATTGAAGTGATTGACAAAATCACCAACACCAATCAATACCTTTTCCCGATCCCGCAAGCCGAAATCATTGCTAACAACAACCCTGGCATGTATCAGAATGATGGTTATTAATATCTTAACATTTATTGAATATGAAATCAAAAAAAAATAATCTGTTCATTGTTGCCTGCCTGACATTTTTCCTGTTCTTTTTGCAAGCTTGTAAAGAAGATGAAATGTCGGTTCCCCTGGCAAGTACACAAGCCGACTTTGTATACGAAGTCAACGAGTTGGTGATCAGTGAAGATACTGTGCATTTTCAGGTTCAATTAACTAATAAGTCGCTGAATGCTAATGCTTATCACTGGGATTTTGGCAACGGGCTATTTTCATCAGAGGAAAATCCGGTTGTTACCTATACAACCTCGGGGAAATATAGCATAGTGCTTACTGTTACAGCCGAAAATGCAGACCTTTATTACAATAACTTGTCAAAAAGTGTTTCACTTGCGCTTGGGAAACAGGTGCTGCTTTTCGAAGATTTCGGTTCCGCCGGCGCTCATCTTGAGGATGATTCATGGGCGCCCGAAGGTTGGCAGGCCGTTGACAGTGATGGCGATGGTTATAATTGGTATGCTAGCTTCAGAATCTCAGAAGGTGATAGCATTTTCTCTGTACGCAGCCAATCATGGGATGGCGACCCGTTGACTCCGGACAACTGGTTGATTACACCAGAAATTAACCTGTCGGGATTTGCCGAGGATGCAAGTGCAACGTTTAGGTTTACAGTCGGTATTACAGCCAATACCCCGCAATACAGGAAAGAGCATTATGGTGTATTCATCGCAGTAGGAAGCAGTAATATTTCTGCATTTGAACTACTGCTGGAGGAAACATTTACTGAAGAAACGCCCCGAATGACGCCGCTTGAACGGGAAATTGACATTTCAGCCTACGCAGGCAATATTGTTTTCCTCGCAATCAGGCACTTTAATGTTACCGATATGGATCGGATGTTTGTGGAGGAAGTGGAACTTTTTGTCATTGAATAATTTAAACAATTTCAACTTATTTAATATCATTACTAATCAAAAACATTTTACTATGAAAAAGTTATTTTTACTTTCAGTCATCCTGGCTTTGTTTGTTGGAAACAATTACAGCCAGGCACAGCCAAAGGGAATCAATGCCGAGTACCTTCTTTCATGGGATGTATGCCCAACTGCCAACACAGTCCAATACCGGGCTGAGCATTACAGCGTTTGGATTTCGACAACAGGAAACACCCCGGGAGATTTTACTACCATGTTGTTCGAAGAAACCCTTTCGACTGAACACACCAACTGGGTGTATGAAAACAGGCAGGTAAATATTGATGATTATGCCGGCAGTAATGTCTATGTAGCCTTCAGGCATCACGACATTACCGATATGGACCGTATTGTCATTGATAATGTCAAATTGTATAGAGTCAATGACGGTGACGAAGATGAAGTGATTTATCTGTTTGAAGATTTCCAGGGAGGCATTGGCAATCCGCAGGGTGAGGATTGGCTGCCCGAAGGCTGGATTGCTGTTGATGCCGATGGAGATAGCTTCAACTGGTATTTCGGCGAAAGAGAAGGAGAAGGCGCCATGAGAAGCCAATCATGGGATGGCGATCCGTTGACACCGGATAACTACCTGATCACATCTTCGGTTTTTCTGGGAACAGTTGGAATAAACCAATTCCGGGAAACAGTGATCAACGTATTCCCGAATCCGGCAACTTCAACTATTTCAATCCAAAGCGATGTTCCCATCCACCAGATTGAATTAGTAAATATGCTCGGTGCAATTGTTTTGAGCGAAAAAACTGACGCTTCCAATTTGAAGGTTGATGTTAGCCAGCAAGATCTTGGCATGTATTTTTTGCGGCTGCACACCGGCAATGGTGTTGAAACCAGAAAAATCAATATCAGCAGATAAAAAGGCTACTGCTGCGGTTTTATGATAATGATATGAACAATTCATATTGTGGAATCGCATCATAGACTTTATTCCACGCAAAGAGCGCAAAGATTTCGCAAAGCACGCTGATTTCAAGTGATGTGAAGCAAATAATTTGCGTTCTTTTCGTTACATGTTTTCGGGTTTTGCGTGGACCATTTCCTTAATTGTAACTCAGCCTCAGCATTTAACGAAAATAATACTTATGCAAAGACTTATCAGTGCGATAATTATACTGGCAATCCTTTTTAATGCCTGCAATCATGCGGAAACCACCGATGAGCCTAAAGGCAAACTTTTTATCATTGGTGGAGGTAAGCGTCCATCTGCAATGATTCAGCGCATGATCCGTGAAGCAGGGTTGGACAGGGGAGGCTTTATTGTCATCCTGCCTATGGCCAGCAGCGAACCCGATACTTCCGTATTTTATGCCACAAAGCAGTTTAAGGAGCAGGGAATCAATAATATTGCCGGCTTCTGTTTTTCAAAGGAGGCAATGGCAACTCCCGGTCAAATCGACTCACTGGAAAAAGCAGCGTTGATCTATATTACAGGCGGAGACCAGAATACTTTTATGGATATTGTTGCCGGTACTACAATTGAACAAGCAATTAAAACCTGCTTCTGCAATGGCGGTATGATAGCCGGAACCAGCGCCGGAGCTGCCGTGATGAGCGAAAAAATGATCACTGGAAACGAACTCAAACAAACCGATTACCGCGATACATTCCGCACAATTGAGGCGGATAACATAGAACTTGGAACCGGGCTTCGGCTGATCACCTCGGCTATCATTGACCAGCACTTTGTTTGGCGCAGTCGTCATAACCGCCTTATTACCGCCGTTATCGAACATCCTGAGCTTAAAGGAATCGGGATTGACGAAGCCACAGCAATACTGGTTATCGGTAATACCGCAGAGGTGGTGGGCGAATCACAGGTGTTGATTTACGAAAACTCTGACCGTGTAAGCATTACGGATGAAAACGGAAAATTCGGCGCGCCACAGTTAACTTTGAGGGTGTTACTTCCCGGAGATACATTCAGGCTGCAATAATGGTGTTATACTGTACTTTAAGAAACTTTGCGCTTTAGGCATTTTCAGTTAAAGCGCAAGTGGTATAATATGCTGCAAGTAAGTTTTTTCCGTGGGATTTATAAAATTACCCTTATCAACCCCTTTTTTTATTAAAAAATTCGGGCAGTATCATTCAATTTGTTTATTTTGCAGGCCATTACGAATCATTTACCCTTTTCCTGAAATCATGCTTGTAAAAACATATGGTAGTGCCATACAGGGTGTTAATGCAATCACTATTACGGTTGAAGTGAACATTGACCAGGGGGTGAATTTTTTCCTTGTGGGCTTGCCCGACAGCGCCGTAAAAGAGAGCCAGCAGCGGATTGAATCGGCATTACGATACAATGATTACAGGCTCCCCGGTAAGAAAATCGTGATCAACATGGCACCTGCCGACATCAGGAAAGAAGGTTCTGCTTACGACCTAACCATGGCCATTGGAATCCTTGCTGCATCTGAACAAATCAAAGCTAACCAGGTGGGAGATTACATCATTATGGGCGAACTTTCGCTGGATGGCGGACTGCAACCCATCAAAGGGGCACTGCCCATAGCTATCGAAGCAAGAAAAAGGGGTTTCAAAGGTTTTATCCTGCCTGCACAAAATGCCCGAGAAGCTGCAATAGTAAGCGATTTGCAAGTCTATGGAATCGAAAATATCAGGGAAGCCATTGATTTTTTTGACGGCACCGCTGAATTAGCACCAACCATTGTAAACACACGCGATGAATTTTATGCCGGGTTGAATGATTATGAATTCGACTTTTCGGATGTCAAAGGCCAGGAAAACATAAAACGGGCACTTGAAATTGCTGCAGCCGGAGGGCATAATGTAATTTTAATCGGCCCGCCTGGATCAGGTAAAACAATGCTTGCCAAGCGGTTGCCTTCGATATTGCCACCGCTGAACCTTCATGAGGCGTTAGAAACAACCAAAATACACTCGGTTGCCGGTAAAATGGGAAGAAACTCCTCTTTGATCTCAGTTCGTCCTTTCAGGGCGCCTCACCACACTATCAGCGACGTAGCCCTGGTTGGTGGGGGCGGAAACCCGCAACCAGGAGAAATTTCTCTTGCCCACAACGGTGTCCTTTTCCTCGATGAACTTCCTGAATTTAAACGCACTGTCCTCGAAGTGCTCCGTCAACCCATTGAAGACAGGGTGGTGACCATCTCGAGAGCACGGTTTACGGTGGACTATCCCGCCAGTTTTATGCTTGTTGCTGCCATGAATCCCTGCCCTTGCGGTTATTATAATCATCCGGATCATGATTGTGTGTGTGGTCCGGGTGTTGTTCAGAAATATCTGAACAAAATCTCAGGCCCATTGTTAGACCGCATTGACATTCACGTTGAGGTGGTGCCGGTTCCTTTCAGGGAGCTTGCCGATGCCCGGGCGACTGAACCCAGTGAAAAAGTAAGAGAGCGGGTTACAGCTGCCAGGCAAATTCAGGAAAAAAGGTATGCAGATAAAAGTGGAATTCATTGCAATGCTCAGATCAGCAGTAAAATGCTGAGAGAAATCTGTAAAATTGACCAGGTGGGACAAGTGTTGCTTAAAACAGCGATGGAAAAGCTAAATTTGTCCGCCCGCGCCTACGACCGGATTTTGAAGGTTTCGCGAACCATTGCCGACCTGGAAAATTCAGCAGAAATCAGACCTGAACACTTGGCCGAAGCCATTCAGTACCGCAGCCTCGACCGTGAAAACTGGGGAAGTTAATTTCAAAAATTTTAATAACTGATCATGAAACATTTATTGATTCTTATTTCAACACTTTTAATTACAACCATTGGTTTTCCACAGGACGTTACACCTGAAATTTTCCGTGCTCACGTTGCCGATCTCGCCAAACATCCTGTCATTACAAAGACATTTTCGATGATAGATGAGCAAAACAATTTTCATCTTTACATCGATGTATCCGGATACAACGAGTATGATGCTGAGAGACCTATTGAATTTGAAGGTCATAAAGTTTTTCTCTGGCAGGAAGGTTCCATTGCGTTTTATGATGTTGAACAAACCATCAGGTTGGTTACCATCATGAAACCAGGTTCAGACATCGTTGTTTATGAGTTTATTTCACAGGTGGATTTGAAACGGTTCCTTATCCAATCGCGATTTGTATTTCGGAATGAAAAATGGGAACTGGCTGATTTGAAACGAACCAGGATCAAGATGACAAAGAATGAACGCAAGTTCTTGTATTAGTGGGTTAAGCATCCGGCAAAGTCAAACTACCGAAAATCTAATTAAAGTCTGCTGACCAACAATATTAACCATGCTTTTGTGTTCTGAAATTTGCAAATGAGAAAAGTTTACTTCGTTTCATCCAAAGAAAAGCCTAACAATGGAAAAACAAAAGATCATCCGCCTGATTGACATCAAGAAGTACTACAAGGTGGGTACGCAGGTAGTTAAAGCATTGCAAACCATCACACTGGACATTTATAAAAATGAATATGTAGCCCTGATGGGTGCGTCCGGATCAGGTAAATCAACACTGATGAACATTCTTGGATGCCTTGATACAGCCACTGACGGCCAATATTTTCTTAATGGAAAAGATGTCAGCAAGATGGACGACAATAGCCTGGCTGAAATCAGAAATAAAGAGATTGGTTTTGTTTTCCAGACGTTCAACCTGTTGCCGCGTCAGTCGGCGCTCGAAAATGTGATGTTACCGCTGGTATATGCCGGTTTCAATAAGGCAAAACGACTTGAAAGAGCAAATGCCGTTCTCGACAGCGTCCAATTGTCAGACCGCGTAGCGCACAAGCCCAATGAACTTTCCGGCGGTCAACGTCAAAGGGTGGCTGTTGCGAGGGCCCTGGTCAACGAGCCTTCGATTATCCTTGCCGATGAGCCAACCGGCAATTTAGATTCTAAAACATCCATCGAAATCATGGGACTGTTTGAGCAGATTCACAAGTTGGGAAATACAGTAATTGTAGTTACTCATGAGGAAGACATTGCCAGACATGCCCATCGGATCATCAAACTTAAAGATGGTGAAGTGGAGAATGACTATTTGAATCAAAACATCAGAACGATGGCCGATTACAAGATAAAAGCCGAAAGCGAATAATTGTATGACTTTTAACACAAGGAACCCTTTAAAATGAGTAATGAATTTAAAATTTACACAAAAACCGGGGACAAAGGAGAAACCTCGCTGATTGGTGGAACCCGCGTACCCAAGTTTCATGAGCGCATTGAGGCCTATGGCACATTGGACGAATTAAACTCATTTATCGGGTTAATTCGCGATCAAAACATTGACCAGGATACAAGGAACGTTCTTATCGAAATCCAGGATCGTCTTTTTACTGCTGAGTCGTTACTTGCTGTTGATCCTGAACATCCGCCATTACGTAAAATGCCCGAACTGAATGAGAATGATATTGTCCTCCTCGAGAAAGAGATTGATCGGATGAATGAGGAATTACCTCCCATCTCCAACTTTGTCCTCCCCGGCGGACACACGGTGGTTTCATACTGCCACATAGCCCGCACGGTCTGCCGGCGTGCTGAAAGAATTACCATTAAGCTCAGAGAAAACTACCAGGTAAATGATTTGGTGATAAAATATTTGAACCGACTCTCAGATTACTTGTTTGTATTGTCCAGAAAAATGACCAAAGATTTCAATGCTGCTGAAATCCCATGGAGAGCAAGATTTTGAGCGATTAAATTTTTCTTGTTGACTAATGCTGTAAAAAATTACTTTTGTTCAATTTTTAAAAATAGAATATCGAACTATGTATTGGACGTTAGAATTGGCTTCAAAACTTGAAGACGCTCCCTGGCCTGCTACTAAGGATGAGCTGATTGATTTCGCAATGAGATCAGGGTCGCCTCCGGAAGTGATCGAGAACCTTAATGAAATTGAGGATGAAGGCGAGGTTTACGAGCGTATAGAAGACATTTGGCCCGATTATCCGACTAAGGACGATTTCTTCTTTCACGAGGATGAATATTAACCCTCTGACGTGAAAAATGTAAAGTTCACCTTACCGTAATGTCGGTTTTGACTAAACTGAGGATGGTCTGCAAAATCAATCCCACGAGGATGTTCGATGATGAGCAGGCCATCTTTGTTTAACCATTTTTTTTCAAAAATCAGATCCGGCAGGTGCTTAATTTCGTTCATTTCGTAAGGCGCATCTGAAAATATCAGGTCATATGGTTCAGTAGGTGACTTGCCCAACAATTTGAAAACATCCGCCCTAAAAGCCCTTATAGATGTCAAATCAAGCTGCATGGCTGTTTTCTTAATAAACTCAACACATTTGAAATTTAGGTCAATAGCCGTTACCAATGCCGCTTGGCGAGAGGCAAACTCAAAGGAAATGTTTCCGGTGCCTGCAAACAGATCCAGTACCCTGAGATTTTCAAAGTCAATCAGATTATTCAAAATGTTGAAAAGGCTCTCTTTGGCAAGGTCTGTTGTTGGCCTGACGGGTAAATTGACTGGAGGGCTGATGCGCCTTCCTTTATGGTGTCCGCCTATAATTCGCACCTGTAATGATTTAAAAGGTTAAAATAAAAATGCTCCGGAATTTCATCAAAAACATAGCTTAACCTGAAGTCCTGGGTTTGATTTCCAAAACTGACATGCCTCACATACTTGTTGGCAATGTCATAAATCTGGGATAATTTCAGAATTTCGCCCAGGAAAACCAATTTTATTGTTTCAGGGTTCAATGCCAATTGCTCGAGTATGTAAATCAGGAAATAGATGAAATCCTCTTTTGCCTGGTACCTGAACGAGTTGTAAAAGACCAGTTGATTGCCGCTGACCACCACAATATCAAACCAGGTTTTGCGCACATAAACAAAAACACCATTTCCGTCATCCCGGTTTTTATTCATGGTCAACAGGGTTTCAATCAGTACACTACCATGATGATGAATAACTGCGGAAGGGAAGTATTTTTTGAGTGAATTGCGGATAATATCGGGAATTAACCATACATTCCTGGCTTCAAGTATTGTCAGATGGTCGTCCAAAGAAACATCTCCCAATTCGATCTGATGGTTCATCCTGAGATAATCAGCATGATTTCCGGCATCAAAAAAAGGTTGTGGAACCAGGGTTGATTTATGGGTTTCCCAAAGAATTTTAATGCTTTCATAAGGCAGTCCGAGTAAATCAACAGTTGGAATCAGGTCATTGATTGCTGTATTCAGTTGGCCATTGCTGACCATATGCTGAAAGTGATAGGATTGAATCCCAATGTATTTTTTCTGAAGGGGGTCAAGCACGCAAAAAGAAAATCCATCCAGCGATAACTGGATGGATAATCCGTAATATTGTGAAGCTTCTTTTTCGAAAGCTT harbors:
- a CDS encoding DUF3822 family protein, which gives rise to MPYRVTLSNSAFDKAFEKEASQYYGLSIQLSLDGFSFCVLDPLQKKYIGIQSYHFQHMVSNGQLNTAINDLIPTVDLLGLPYESIKILWETHKSTLVPQPFFDAGNHADYLRMNHQIELGDVSLDDHLTILEARNVWLIPDIIRNSLKKYFPSAVIHHHGSVLIETLLTMNKNRDDGNGVFVYVRKTWFDIVVVSGNQLVFYNSFRYQAKEDFIYFLIYILEQLALNPETIKLVFLGEILKLSQIYDIANKYVRHVSFGNQTQDFRLSYVFDEIPEHFYFNLLNHYRCEL